A stretch of Armatimonadota bacterium DNA encodes these proteins:
- a CDS encoding BMP family ABC transporter substrate-binding protein: protein MTRIRGWLVLALVAVLALGTWGGMASAQARTLRIGLVYDVGGRGDLSFNDMAAAGLDRAAKTFAARIETKELEPAAGGENREELLRLLAGERYDLILGIGFLFTDSITRVARDFRAVRFAIVDGFIDKEPNVVSLLFKEEEGSFLVGAAAALKSKTNKIGFVGGMKIPLIEKFEVGYIAGAKYVKPTIQVFSDYAGTTGEAFRDPVKGKELASAQYDRGADIIYHASGGTGIGVFEAAALKRKLAIGVDADQSLTVKPEQRRYILTSMLKRVDVAVYEAIRSVVNGTFKPGIRTFGLRENGVGYAVNQYNRSMIQDIVPRLEALKRDIVAGKIKVPTTKAELEAFLKARR from the coding sequence ATGACGAGGATCCGAGGGTGGCTCGTCCTGGCCCTGGTGGCGGTGCTGGCGCTGGGGACCTGGGGCGGCATGGCGAGCGCGCAGGCGCGGACGCTGCGCATCGGGCTCGTCTACGACGTCGGCGGCCGGGGGGATCTCTCCTTCAACGACATGGCGGCCGCCGGCCTGGACCGGGCGGCCAAGACGTTCGCGGCCCGCATCGAGACCAAGGAACTGGAGCCGGCGGCGGGGGGCGAGAACCGGGAGGAGCTGCTCCGGCTGCTGGCCGGGGAGCGCTACGACCTGATCCTGGGGATCGGGTTCCTCTTCACCGACAGCATCACCCGGGTGGCGCGGGACTTCCGCGCCGTGCGCTTCGCCATCGTCGACGGCTTCATCGACAAGGAGCCCAACGTGGTCAGCCTGCTGTTCAAGGAGGAGGAGGGCTCCTTCCTGGTGGGCGCGGCGGCGGCGCTGAAGTCCAAGACGAACAAGATCGGCTTCGTCGGGGGGATGAAGATCCCGCTCATCGAGAAGTTCGAGGTGGGCTACATCGCCGGGGCGAAGTACGTCAAGCCCACCATCCAGGTCTTCAGCGACTACGCCGGGACCACCGGGGAGGCCTTCCGCGACCCGGTCAAGGGCAAGGAGCTGGCCAGCGCCCAGTACGACCGGGGGGCGGACATCATCTACCACGCCTCGGGCGGGACCGGGATCGGGGTCTTCGAGGCCGCGGCCCTCAAGCGCAAGCTGGCCATCGGGGTGGACGCCGACCAGTCGCTCACGGTCAAGCCCGAGCAGCGCCGGTACATCCTCACCAGCATGCTGAAGCGGGTGGACGTGGCCGTCTACGAGGCGATCCGCTCGGTGGTGAACGGCACCTTCAAGCCGGGCATCCGCACCTTCGGGCTGCGGGAGAACGGCGTGGGCTACGCCGTGAACCAGTACAACCGCAGCATGATCCAGGACATCGTCCCACGGCTGGAGGCTCTCAAGCGGGACATCGTAGCGGGGAAGATCAAGGTCCCCACGACCAAGGCCGAGCTGGAGGCCTTCCTCAAGGCGCGGCGGTAA
- a CDS encoding DNA translocase FtsK: protein MARRRRPTAARRREGIGVLCLLTALVLAISFLPRAGGVAIALERWQRLALGRAAPALPTVLLVVGLVLAAARGRFRITRRLVGLALAAATLLAAVHARVPAGLEFAAARRGEGTGTVGAVLVWAARRLLGEPGLWLLLAVGGAGALLLLAGLSVRRLAELLLTLVALVPGLILRGAAALWQGAGRLARLTTAWAERGWRRAAPAVAVWASTAGERARVRAAAAVATAAARLRAHRPAGTPVPVLEGGPSAASLGGAAAGMPARGKAAVAPEHAVSPGAAGASETAAATPGVPGGAQSPPRSAPAATAGADRGSPDEPLPPAVRRRRQRREEGHQESLLPDTPEAYQLPPLSLLADLPQTRRGRWDPAETARHLEQTLASFGVEARVVHWEQGPVVTRFEVQPAPGVKVQRIASLTNDIALHLAAPSVRIEAPIPGKSAVGIELPNQKASLVHLREILALPEFQAHPGALVIALGKDIAGHPIVADLTEMPHLLIAGATGSGKSVMLNAIIASLLFRYTPRQVRLVMIDPKRVEMTHYNDIPHLLVPVVTNPRAAAGALKEMLRVMEQRFERFARAGVRNIQAYNALTDVEPLPFIVIVIDELADLMMVAPADFEDVIVRLAQMTRATGIHLVVATQRPSVDVITGLIKANIPSRIAFAVSSQVDSRTIIDTPGAEKLLGRGDMLFLPIGASRPMRAQGSFITDGEIQAVVDWWRGQGRPQFDESLLQAGREMAAGEGGEDHARLSEAARIVVRAGYGSVSLLQRKMRIGYVTAARLIDQLEERGIVGPAQGSNPREVLVGVEGLERLLRARPEDDEAGRP from the coding sequence GTGGCCCGGCGTCGCCGACCCACTGCCGCCCGCCGCCGCGAGGGCATCGGCGTCCTCTGCCTGCTGACCGCCCTCGTGCTGGCGATCAGCTTCCTGCCGCGGGCGGGCGGTGTGGCCATCGCGCTGGAGCGGTGGCAACGGCTGGCCCTGGGCCGCGCCGCACCGGCGCTCCCGACGGTGCTGCTGGTGGTCGGGCTGGTGCTCGCCGCGGCCCGCGGACGGTTCCGCATCACGCGGCGGCTGGTGGGGCTCGCGCTGGCCGCGGCGACGCTCCTGGCCGCCGTCCACGCCCGCGTCCCGGCGGGGCTGGAGTTCGCGGCGGCACGGCGGGGCGAGGGGACAGGGACGGTCGGTGCCGTGCTGGTGTGGGCGGCGCGCCGCCTGCTGGGCGAGCCCGGGCTCTGGCTCCTCCTGGCGGTCGGGGGTGCGGGCGCGCTCCTGCTGCTCGCCGGCCTCTCGGTGCGGCGGCTGGCCGAGCTGCTCCTGACCCTGGTGGCTCTAGTCCCCGGCCTGATCCTGCGGGGCGCCGCGGCGCTGTGGCAGGGGGCAGGGCGCCTGGCCCGCCTGACGACAGCGTGGGCGGAGCGCGGGTGGCGTCGCGCCGCGCCGGCCGTGGCCGTGTGGGCCTCGACGGCCGGTGAGCGGGCGCGCGTCCGGGCGGCTGCAGCGGTGGCGACGGCTGCCGCCCGCCTGCGGGCGCACCGGCCCGCGGGGACGCCGGTGCCCGTCCTCGAAGGCGGCCCGTCCGCCGCGTCCCTGGGGGGCGCCGCCGCGGGGATGCCTGCCCGCGGGAAGGCGGCTGTCGCCCCGGAGCATGCCGTCTCGCCGGGCGCAGCCGGAGCGTCGGAGACCGCTGCCGCGACCCCGGGCGTGCCCGGAGGTGCGCAGTCCCCCCCGCGCAGCGCGCCCGCCGCGACTGCCGGCGCCGACCGGGGCAGCCCCGACGAGCCCCTCCCGCCGGCGGTCCGCCGCCGCCGGCAGCGCCGCGAGGAGGGACACCAGGAGTCCCTCCTCCCCGACACCCCGGAGGCCTACCAGCTGCCGCCGCTGTCGCTGCTCGCGGACCTCCCGCAGACGCGGCGCGGCCGCTGGGACCCGGCCGAGACTGCCCGCCACCTGGAGCAGACGCTCGCCTCCTTCGGCGTCGAGGCGCGCGTCGTCCACTGGGAGCAGGGGCCGGTGGTGACCCGCTTCGAGGTCCAGCCGGCGCCGGGGGTGAAGGTCCAGCGCATCGCCAGCCTGACCAACGACATCGCCCTCCACCTGGCCGCGCCCAGCGTGCGCATCGAAGCCCCTATCCCGGGGAAGTCCGCCGTGGGGATCGAGCTGCCCAACCAGAAGGCCAGCCTGGTCCACCTGAGGGAGATCCTGGCGCTGCCCGAATTCCAGGCCCACCCCGGCGCGCTGGTGATCGCGCTGGGGAAGGACATCGCCGGCCACCCCATCGTCGCCGACCTCACCGAGATGCCCCACCTGCTCATCGCCGGCGCCACCGGGTCGGGCAAGTCGGTGATGCTGAACGCCATCATCGCCAGCCTGCTCTTCCGCTACACCCCGCGTCAGGTGCGGCTGGTGATGATCGACCCCAAGCGGGTGGAGATGACCCACTACAACGACATCCCCCACCTGCTCGTCCCGGTGGTCACCAACCCGCGGGCGGCGGCGGGGGCGCTCAAGGAGATGCTCCGGGTGATGGAGCAGCGCTTCGAGCGCTTCGCCCGGGCGGGGGTGCGCAACATCCAGGCCTACAACGCCCTCACCGACGTCGAGCCGCTCCCCTTCATCGTCATCGTCATCGACGAGCTGGCCGACCTGATGATGGTGGCGCCCGCCGACTTCGAGGACGTCATCGTGCGCCTGGCCCAGATGACCCGCGCCACTGGCATCCACCTGGTCGTGGCCACCCAGCGTCCCTCCGTGGACGTCATCACCGGGCTCATCAAGGCCAACATCCCCTCGCGCATCGCCTTCGCCGTCTCCTCCCAGGTGGACAGCCGGACGATCATCGACACGCCCGGCGCGGAGAAACTGCTGGGGCGGGGGGACATGCTCTTCCTGCCCATCGGGGCCTCCCGGCCCATGCGGGCGCAGGGGTCCTTCATCACCGACGGGGAGATCCAGGCGGTGGTGGACTGGTGGCGGGGCCAGGGGCGCCCGCAGTTCGACGAGAGCCTGCTCCAGGCCGGGCGGGAGATGGCGGCGGGGGAGGGGGGCGAGGACCACGCGCGCCTCAGCGAGGCGGCCCGCATCGTCGTCCGCGCCGGGTACGGCTCGGTCTCGCTCCTCCAGCGGAAGATGCGCATCGGCTACGTCACCGCCGCGCGGCTCATCGACCAGCTCGAGGAGCGCGGCATCGTCGGGCCGGCCCAGGGGAGCAACCCGCGGGAGGTGCTGGTGGGGGTGGAGGGGCTGGAGCGGCTCCTCCGGGCGCGGCCGGAGGACGACGAGGCCGGGCGCCCCTGA
- the dapA gene encoding 4-hydroxy-tetrahydrodipicolinate synthase codes for MVDLGHVITAMATPFDREGRVDYARAAELARRLADRGSDGLVVAGTTGEAPTLTDEEKVTLVRTVREAVGPRVKVIAGTGTYDTAHSIHLTREAERAGADAVLLVNPYYNRPSQDGLYAHFKAVAEATHLPVVLYNIPGRTGVNCLPETVARLAEVPNIVALKEASGSLDQASEVRRRTPPDFLIYSGDDSLTLPMLAVGGTGVISVASHLVGQEIGQMIRAFLAGDVRTALALHLKLLPLFKVLFITTNPVPLKAALALSGFDVGRPRLPLVEATPREREQIAAVLQELNLVPVAA; via the coding sequence ATGGTGGACCTGGGACACGTCATCACGGCGATGGCGACGCCCTTCGACCGGGAGGGCCGCGTGGACTACGCCCGCGCCGCCGAGCTGGCGCGGCGGCTGGCGGACCGCGGGTCGGACGGGCTGGTGGTGGCCGGTACGACCGGCGAGGCCCCGACCCTCACCGACGAGGAGAAGGTCACGCTCGTCCGCACCGTGCGCGAGGCGGTGGGGCCGCGCGTGAAGGTGATCGCCGGCACCGGCACCTACGACACGGCCCACTCCATCCACCTCACCCGGGAGGCGGAGCGGGCCGGGGCGGACGCCGTGCTGCTGGTCAACCCCTACTACAACCGGCCGTCGCAGGACGGGCTGTACGCCCACTTCAAGGCGGTGGCGGAGGCCACCCACCTGCCGGTCGTCCTCTACAACATCCCGGGCCGCACCGGGGTGAACTGCCTGCCCGAGACGGTGGCGCGTCTGGCCGAGGTCCCCAACATCGTGGCCCTCAAGGAGGCGAGCGGCAGCCTCGACCAGGCCTCGGAGGTGCGCCGGCGCACCCCGCCGGACTTCCTGATCTACTCGGGCGACGACAGTCTCACCCTGCCGATGCTGGCCGTGGGCGGGACGGGCGTCATCAGCGTGGCCAGCCACCTGGTGGGCCAGGAGATCGGCCAGATGATCCGCGCCTTCCTGGCCGGGGACGTGCGCACCGCGCTGGCCCTGCACCTGAAGCTCCTGCCGCTGTTCAAGGTGCTCTTCATCACCACGAACCCGGTGCCCCTCAAGGCGGCGCTGGCCCTCAGCGGCTTCGACGTGGGGCGGCCGCGCCTGCCCCTGGTGGAGGCGACGCCCCGGGAGCGGGAGCAGATCGCCGCGGTGCTGCAGGAGCTCAACCTCGTCCCGGTGGCGGCGTAG
- a CDS encoding undecaprenyl-diphosphate phosphatase, which translates to MAQLILLGLVQGLTEFLPVSSTAHLLFAEHFLRLPRPGLVLEAVLHLGTALAVLMLFWPDVRRLVAAAVRWVRHTRVRGAPGGRPVEDPDSRLAGVVLLATVVTAALGLLFLEPLERMFTSVRGVAVQLLLTGLILLLARERGRRRAEDAGALDALVLGLAQAVSIVPGISRSGITIAAALWRGLGREDAARLSFLVALPALVGASLFSLRDLGEAASLGYTPAQLATGFVVSALSGAAAIRWLLAVLRRSRLGGFALYCWAAGLAVLAATR; encoded by the coding sequence ATGGCGCAGCTGATCCTCCTCGGCCTCGTCCAGGGGCTGACCGAGTTCCTCCCCGTGAGCAGTACCGCCCACCTGCTCTTCGCCGAGCACTTCCTCCGCCTGCCTCGGCCCGGCCTCGTCCTGGAGGCGGTGTTGCACCTCGGCACGGCCCTGGCCGTGCTGATGCTCTTCTGGCCGGACGTCCGGCGCCTGGTCGCCGCCGCCGTCCGCTGGGTGCGCCATACCCGGGTGCGCGGTGCTCCGGGGGGTCGGCCTGTCGAGGACCCGGACAGCCGCCTGGCCGGCGTGGTCCTGCTGGCCACCGTGGTCACCGCGGCCCTTGGCCTGCTCTTCCTCGAGCCGCTGGAGCGCATGTTCACCTCGGTCCGGGGGGTGGCCGTACAGCTGCTCCTGACCGGCCTCATCCTCCTCCTCGCGCGCGAGCGCGGCCGCCGCCGTGCCGAGGACGCCGGCGCCCTCGACGCGCTGGTCCTGGGACTGGCCCAGGCGGTCTCCATCGTGCCGGGCATCTCCCGTTCTGGGATCACCATCGCCGCCGCGCTGTGGCGGGGGCTCGGGCGGGAGGACGCCGCCCGCCTCTCCTTCCTCGTCGCCCTGCCCGCGCTGGTGGGAGCCAGCCTCTTCTCGCTGCGCGACCTGGGAGAAGCGGCGAGCCTCGGCTACACCCCGGCACAGCTCGCCACCGGGTTTGTGGTCTCCGCCCTCTCGGGCGCCGCGGCCATCCGCTGGCTGCTGGCCGTGCTGCGGCGCAGCCGCCTCGGCGGGTTCGCCCTCTACTGCTGGGCGGCGGGCCTCGCGGTGCTTGCGGCCACCCGGTGA
- a CDS encoding uracil-DNA glycosylase — protein MHEEIRGCTRCPLWRTRTQAVPGEGPVGAEVVFVGEAPGRTEDLQGRPLVGAAGRVFDLLLQEAGLRRDEVYITNVLKSRPTDTRDGPNRPPRPAEVAACRPWLEQQLALLRPRLVVTLGSTALRCFLPGRRLDEVHGQPIRQGDRVILPTFHPAAAVRHARVGPGREDCAVVLRRDFRKIPRLLEGLREAARRAPAPGSRTTPPTGPRTAPPPGIRRARTRRGPPSRGG, from the coding sequence CTGCACGAGGAGATCCGCGGCTGCACCCGCTGCCCGCTGTGGCGCACTCGCACCCAGGCCGTCCCCGGGGAGGGACCGGTGGGGGCCGAGGTGGTCTTCGTCGGCGAGGCGCCCGGACGGACCGAGGACCTGCAGGGGCGCCCCCTCGTCGGCGCGGCCGGGCGGGTCTTCGACCTGCTCCTGCAGGAGGCGGGGCTGCGGCGTGACGAGGTCTACATCACCAACGTCCTGAAGTCCCGCCCGACCGACACCCGCGACGGCCCCAACCGGCCGCCGCGCCCCGCCGAGGTGGCCGCCTGTCGCCCCTGGCTTGAGCAGCAGCTCGCGCTCCTGCGCCCGCGCCTGGTGGTCACGCTGGGGAGCACGGCCCTGCGCTGCTTCCTGCCGGGACGGCGCCTGGACGAGGTGCACGGGCAGCCGATCCGCCAGGGTGACCGCGTCATCCTGCCGACCTTCCACCCGGCCGCCGCCGTCCGCCATGCCCGGGTGGGCCCGGGGCGCGAGGATTGCGCGGTGGTGCTGCGGCGGGACTTCCGCAAGATCCCGCGCCTCCTCGAGGGGCTGCGGGAGGCGGCCCGGCGGGCGCCTGCGCCCGGGTCTCGCACGACGCCTCCGACCGGGCCCCGTACGGCGCCTCCGCCCGGGATCCGGAGGGCCCGGACCCGCAGGGGCCCTCCGTCCCGTGGCGGCTGA